TTGCCGATCAGCAGGCGACGGGTGAAGGGAATCAGGCAGAGCAGGCCGAACACATCGCTGATGAAGCCCGGCAGCAGGAGCAGACCGCCACCGACGGCGATCAGCAACCCTTCGAACATCTCCTGTTCGGGCATCTCGCCGCGCGCCAGCTTCTCGCGGGCCCGCCAGGCGGTGGCCACACCGGCCACGCGCAGCAGCACACTGCCGAGGATGGCGGTGCCGATCACCAGCAGCAGGGTGGGCAGCACGCCGATGGCGCTGCCGACCTGGATCAGCACGGCCAGTTCGAGGATGGGGAACAGCAGGAACAGAAACAGAAAAGCGCGCATCGCGAGGAGTCCTTGGCGGAAGAACGGCTTCCGATGGGAGAGAAGTATGGGGCCGGCGGCTTAATTCAAGCTGACACCTGCCCGGCGGTCGGCAAGACCTCGGCCCGAGCCAGCAATACCAGGGCCTGGCGCACGGCGCCGGGGTTGTTACAGGATGTTGGGAAGGCCAGCCAGTACAGGCCCTTGCCGATGCGCAGGTGGAAGCCTTCGCTGTCGATGCCGACCAGCTGCGCCGCCTCCTGCGTGGGCAGCCCGGCCAGTTGCACGTAGTGGGCGATGGCGTCGGCGTGGTCGGCGTTCATGTGCTCGAGCATGCCGCGCTCGGCCTCGCCGGCATGCGGGTTGGCCAGCTCGACCTCCTGCAGCCAGTGGATCGCGCCGAAGCCGCCGATGAAGCGCCAGCGCACCGGCTGCAACACCCAGAAGTCGAAGTCGTGGGTGCTGTGGTAGTCCTGCGCATCGGGGAAGTAGCGGTAGTAGCGCTCGGCGGCGGCCGCGATGGCGGCCGGTTCGTCGAGCTGCCGCGCCTCGGCCAGCAGGGTCAGGCGCCCGGCAGCCTGCACGTCCTCGGCGCCGCGCTCGCCGACCAGCAGCGAACACCTGGCATCCTGCTGCAGATTATGGGTGTGCTGGGCGATGCGGCTGATCAGGATCAGCGGCCGGCCCTGGGCATCCAGGCAATAGGGCACCACCGATCCGAAAGGGAAGCCCGGCATGCTCTTGGAATGGGTGGAAAGCACCCCGCGGTATTCCTTGAGCAGCATTTCTCGGGCATGCTTGCCGGCTGTCACGCTCAGTTTATGACTCCTCGCAGAGAATCCGTCGGAAACGAAACGGACAAGCGCCCGGCATAGCCCGCTACCGCGCCAGCGAGGCCACCTGTAAGACCTTAGAGGGGTAGTGTTATGGAACTCAAAGACAAAGTCATCATCATCACCGGCGGCTGCCAGGGCCTGGGCCGCGCCATGGGCGAATACCTGGCCGCCAAGGGCGCCAAGCTGGCCCTGGTCGACCTCAACCAGGAGAAGCTGGATGACGCCGTGGCCGCCTGCAAGGCCGCCGGTGGCGACGCCCGCGCCTACCTGTGCAACGTGGCCAACGAAGAGCAGGTGACCCACATGGTCGCCCAGGTGGCCGAGGACTTCGGCGCCATCAACGGCCTGGTCAACAACGCCGGCATCCTGCGCGACGGCCTGACCATCAAGGTCAAGGACGGCGAACTGAGCAAGATGAGCCTGGCCCAGTGGCAGTCGGTGATCGACGTCAACCTGACCGGCGTGTTCCTCTGCACCCGCGAAGTGGCGGCCAAGATGATCGAGCTGAAGAACACCGGCGCCATCGTCAACATCTCCTCCATCTCCCGCGCCGGCAACATCGGCCAGGCCAACTACTCCGCGGCCAAGGCCGGCGTCGCCGCCGACACCGTGGTCTGGGCCAAGGAACTGGCACGCTACGGCATCCGCGTGGCGGGCGTCGCTCCGGGCTTCATCGAGACCGAGATGACCGCCAGCATGAAGCCGGAAGCCCTGGAAAAGATGACTTCCGGCATCCCGCTGCGGCGCATGGGCAAGCCGGCCGAGATCGCCCACTCGGTGGCCTACATCATGGAGAACGACTACTACACCGGCCGGATCCTGGAGCTCGACGGCGGCCTGCGCCTTTAACTTGGGTTTCGATCTGCTGCGCGTCGGCCAGGCGTTGTTGGAGAAGGCCCTGGGTCGCCAGCCCGGTCGGGCTGCTCATTTACACTCAGTAAACTCCGCGCCCTCGGCCCTTCTCCGCCTAGCCTGGCTCTAGCTCGCGAGATCGATCCGCCAGTCCGTAAAAAGCCCCGCATTGCGGGGCTTTTTGCATTCCAAGGAGCGCTACTTCTTACGCAACTTGGCGCAGTGATCCTCCGGCGCATTGGCGGCGGTGTACCAGACATAATCGGCGCTGTCGGCAGCCGGCTGCTTGCCGACTTCGGCGAGGATCAGTACCAGGTTGCCTTCGCCGGCCCCGAGGTCGGCCAGGTGCAGCGGCACGCCGAGGTCCTTGCGCACATGGAAGGCACCGGCCAGCAGCATGGCCGGCTGCGGCGCGGCGAGCAGGTGCTCGGCCATGCGTCGGTCGCGCTGCTGCTGCACGGCAAGCATGGCCGGGATCTGGCTGTCCGGCAGCAGGCCGCAATGCGACTCGCGAATGTCTGCCTGCAGCTTTTCCTGCACCGCCGGCGCGGTGGAGGCCGTGCCCTGCAAGGTCGGGCGAGCCCGATAGATCTGCATGATCTCGGCCCGATCCAGGTTGGCCGCCAGCAGCGGATAGGGCTGGCGCAACTGGTACTGCACCAGCGCGCCGTAAAGCCCCCAGTCCCAGCCAGGCTGCCAGGCCAGCGCGGCGAAGGTATCCCGCGGTGCACGGCCGGCGCGCACCTCGGCCTGTACCTGCTCGACCCTGGCCTGCTGGTCGGGGTTGAGCATCTCCAGCAGCAGGCTGCCCTGCGGCCGCTGGGCGGCCAGTTCGCGCGACAGCCACAGCTGCAGGGCGTGATGATCGGGGTTGTCGTGCTGTTCGCCGACCAGCACCCGCGGCGCCTTGGCCAGGCGCTCGACCAGTTGCTGCGGGGTGATGACCTGGCCGCTGGCCAGCTCGACGATCTGCCCCAGCTGGGCATGGTCTCGCCCCTCGGCCGCGATGGGCGCCGGCGGCGGCAGCACGCCACGCGATTGGCAGGCAGCCATCAGGGGAATGAGGCAGAGCAGCAGGATGCGCATGCAGGTTCCTTATGGATAGGTTCCCTCTCCCGTTTACGGGAGAGGGCTAGGGAGAGGGCAGAGCCCAACCCTCTCCCCCGGCCCCTCTCCCACAAGTGGGCGTGGGGAGTTCGTTCGGGCTACATATTTATCGTGCCACTATCAGCGGATGGCCACGCTCCGGGTGGCGCTGGATCAGCACGTCGAGGCCAAACACCTGGCGCAGCGGCTCGGCCTGCAGCACCTCGTCCGGCGTGCCGTAACCGTGTGGCCGCCCGCGCTGCAGCAGGAGGATACGGTCACAGTAGCGCGCCGCCAGGTTGAGGTCGTGCAGGATGACCAGCACCGCCGCGCCCTGGCAGGCGAAATCGCGCACGGCCTGCAGGGTGGTGTGCTGGTGCAGCGGGTCGAGCGCCGAGGTCGGCTCATCGAGCAGCAACACCTGCCCTGCCCCGCCCGGCCACAGCTGTGCCAGCACCCGCGCCAGGTGCACGCGCTGGCGCTCCCCGCCGGACAGCGCCAGGTAGCTGCGCCCACGCAGGTGCTCGGCGTCTGCGGCACGCAGCGCCGCGTCGACGATTTCGCCATCGCGTACGCGGCCGCTGGCATGCGGCAGGCGCCCCATGCCGACCACGTCGAGCACCGGAAAGGCGAAATTCAGCGTTGAACTCTGCGGCAGCACCGCCAGGCGCCGCGCACGCTCCTGGCCAGACCAGGCACCCAGCGCGCGCCCGTCCAGGGTCACGCTGCCGGCGGCGGCCTCCAGCTCGCCACTCAGGGCACCGAGCAGCGTGCTCTTGCCTGCCCCGTTGGGGCCGAGCACGCCCAGCACCTGGCCCGGCTGCAGGTGCAGGTCGATATCGGCCAGCACGGTGCAGTGCCCGCGCCGAACACTTAGATTATCGGCACGCAGCATCAGGCTCGCCCCCGCACCAGCAGATAAAGGAAGAAGGGCCCGCCGAGCAGCGCCGTGATGATGCCGATCGGCAGCTCGGCCGGCGCCAGCACCAGGCGTGCGGCGAGGTCAGCCAGCAGCAGCAGGCTGGCTCCGGCTAGCAGGGAAGCCGGCAGCAGCACGCGGTGATCCGGCCCGACCAGCAGGCGCATCAGGTGCGGTACCACCAGGCCGATGAAACCGATCAGGCCGGCGGCCGCCACGGCGGCACCGACGCCGAGGGCGGTGCACAGCACCAGCTCCAGCTTGATCCGTTCGACGTTGAAGCCCAGGTGGCGCGCCTCCGATTCCCCCAGCAGCAGGGCATTGAGCGCATCGGCGCGGCGCGGCAGCCACAGCGTCACGCCGAGGGTCACCAGCAGCAACGGCCACAGCCTTGGGTAGCTGGCACCGTTGAGGCTGCCGAGGTTCCAGAACGTCAGGCTGCGCAAGGTGGCATCGTCGGCCAGATAGGTGAACAGGCCAACGCCGGCACCGGACATGGCGGTCATCGCCACACCGGCCAGCAACATGGTGGCGACATGGGTCTGCCCGTCGCGGCGGCCGAAGCGGTAGACGATCGCCGTGACCAGCAGGCCGCCGCCGAAAGCACAGATCGACAGCAGGTAGGGCGACCAGGCCGCCGGCAGGCCACCGATCAGGCTGCCACCGACGATGGCAATGGCCGCCCCCAGCGCCGCACCGCCGGCCACGCCGACCAGGCCGGGGTCGGCCAGCGGGTTGCGGAACAGGCCCTGCATGGCCACGCCGGACAGGGCCAGCACCGCGCCCACGCAGAGACCGAGCAGGCTGCGCGGCAGGCGGATCTGGCCGAGGATCAGCTCGGCCTGCTGCAGCTCGGCGCCGCCGACCGGCAGGCCGAGCAGGCGCAGCGCGGCCAGCAGGGTATCGCCCAGCGGCAGGCTCACCGGCCCCAGGGCCAGCGACAGCCAGAACGCGAGTAGAAGCAGCGCGCCCAGCGCCAGCAGCAAGGGGCGGGGTCGGAAAACAGGATTCATCGGTCGAGTTCGGCCGTCAGTGCTTGCGCGGAAGGATAAAAGGCCGCCGACAGCTCGGCCAGCCCCTCGGGCAGACGCGGCCCCAGGCCACCAACCAGCAGGGTCGGGTCGAGGGCCAGCAGGCGGCCGTCGCGCACCGCACGGGTCTGCTGCAGCAGCGGATTATGCTTGAGCAGCGCCTGGCGCGCCTCCTCGCCGTGCAGACTGCGGTCGGCGAAGATCAGCACCTGCGGGTCCAGCGCCAGCAGCGCCTCGTTGGAGAGCGCCTTGTAGCCCTGGTGCGCCACCGGGCTCTCGCCACCGGCCTGCTCGATCAGCCACACCGCCAGGCTGCCCTGGCCGGCCGCCATGAGGTTGCTGCCGGCGTGCCCGAGCAGCATCACTACCCGTGGTGGCGCCTGCGTGCGCCGGGCCTCGGCCACCCACTGCGCCTGGTCTTGCAGCTGTTGGCGGTAGGCGGCCATCTGCTCGCGCGCCTGCGCGGGCACGCCGAGCAACTCGCCCAGGCGCAGGACATTGCGCTCCAGGGTCGCAAGGTCAGGCTTGGCCGACAGGCTCTCCACCCGCACCCCGGCCGCCACGATCTGCGCTACAACCGGCGGCGGGCCCATTTCCTCGCTGCCGATCAGGATATCCGGGCGCAGTGACAGCACGCCTTCGGCGGACAGCGCACGCTGATAGCCGACACTCGGCAACTGGCGTAGCGACTGCGGGTGCAGGCTGGTGGTGTCAACGCCGACCAGCTTGCCTTCACCCCCGAGGCGCACCACCCACTCGCTGAGCGAGCCCCCCGAGCTGACCCAGCGCTGCGGCAGCTCGGCGGCCGCGGCGGCATGGCTGAACAAGAGGCTGCTGCACAGCAGAACGCAGTTGGCGAGGCGCATCTCAGGCCTCCAGAGCGACGGCGGTTTCGGCCAGGTCACGCCATTCGACCAGTTCCGGAATGCCCGGCTTGCGCGCGCCGAACAGCTGCACCACCAGCTCGCCGGCGGCATCGAACGCCTCATAGCTGGTGATGATGCCGTCGTAGCTGGGCCTGCGTACGCGCCACAGCTCGACCACGCCCGATGTCTTCAGGTGCAGGTTGAACTCGGGATCAAGCACGTTGAACCAATCGCCCATCCAGCGCAGGTTGCTCACGGTGCCGGAGTGGATCTGAATGCAGTGCGGGTTGCCGACGAACACCATGATCGGCACTTCACGCGCCCCCGCTTCTTCCAGCAGCCTGGGCAGCTCGCCGGTGGCCAGCGGCTCGGCCCACTCGCGACCGGCCAGGCGCAGGGCCTGGGTGCGCGCCACGTCATGGCGCTTGAGCATGGCGAAGAAGTGATGGGTGTCCTGCAGCTGCACCCAGTCGGCGCGCAGGGCGGCGGCATCCACTTCGGCATCGGCACGCGGGGCCTTGGCCGCGGGTAGCGGCTGCAGGTCCAGCTCGGCGCTCTGCACCTCGGCACGGAAACGCTCGACCAGCGGCGCCCAGGCCGCCTCTTCGCTGCGCTCGGTCAGGTAGACCTTGTGCACGGCCGTGCCCTGCCGGTCGAACACCTGGATGCTGCGCTGCAGGCCGCGCTCGGTCTGCTCGGCGATGGCGAACACGCTGGCCCACTGGGTCATGAACAGGCGCAGGTCGATATCGGCGGACACCACCAGGCCCATGGCGCCGTTGGCGCTGACCGAGACCTCGCGGTAATGGCCCTTGCGCTCGTGCACACAGTGCTCGTTACGCGTCAGCGCCATGATGTAGCCCAGCTCGCCCAGGGCCGGCAGCAACGTGGCCCAGTCAGTGCGCAGGCGCACGGCATCCACGCCGAGGCGGCTGGCGGCCAGCTCGGCCTCGCTGACGCCGAGCCGGGCGGCAGCCTCGCGGGCACGCAGGCCGGGTTGCGCGGCACGCAGGCGCTGCCAGTCCTGGTAAAGATGGCTGGCATTGGAAAGGGTGATCGGCATGGTCATGGTGCTACCTCTTGGCGCTGTTTGGCGAGCACGCCCCCTACCCCCATGGATACGGCGGCTCGTTCGAGTCGACGCAGGCTACACCAACAACAATCATTTTCCAATGCTTGTGAGAATTGTTTGCATTTGAAGAAAGCAATCCAGTAACGTGCTGCCCGCCAAATCCACCGGCCACCAAGAGCCATTTGCGGGAGTCATGCCATGCCCACCCCACCCTTCGCCCTGCGCCCCTGGCTGGCGCTGTTGCTGCTCAGCCCGTCGCTGGCGTTCGCACAGACCAGCACCGGCAGCGCCACGCTCGACACCACCCTGGTCACCGGCAATGCCGTGCAGGAAGAGCTGCCCACCACCACCCGCACCGACGCCAAGACCCTGGACGAGCGCCAGATCCGCAGCTTCGATGATCTCGGCAAGCGCGCAGAGCCCGGCGTGAACTACAGCCGCACCAGCGAGAGCATCAACATCCGCGGCCTGGACCGCGACCGCGTGCTGACCACTCTCGACGGCATCCGCGTGCCCTGGCTGACCGATGGCGCGCGCAGCCAGGGCCCGACCGGCGGTGCTCAGGGCGGCCTGGATTCGATCGACTTCAACGGCTTGTCCGCAGTGGATATCGTCCGTGGCGCCAACTCCAGCCTGGTGGGCTCAGGCGCCCTGGGCGGCGCCGTGCAGCTGTTCACC
This DNA window, taken from Pseudomonas alcaligenes, encodes the following:
- a CDS encoding heme ABC transporter ATP-binding protein, coding for MLRADNLSVRRGHCTVLADIDLHLQPGQVLGVLGPNGAGKSTLLGALSGELEAAAGSVTLDGRALGAWSGQERARRLAVLPQSSTLNFAFPVLDVVGMGRLPHASGRVRDGEIVDAALRAADAEHLRGRSYLALSGGERQRVHLARVLAQLWPGGAGQVLLLDEPTSALDPLHQHTTLQAVRDFACQGAAVLVILHDLNLAARYCDRILLLQRGRPHGYGTPDEVLQAEPLRQVFGLDVLIQRHPERGHPLIVAR
- a CDS encoding FxsA family protein codes for the protein MRAFLFLFLLFPILELAVLIQVGSAIGVLPTLLLVIGTAILGSVLLRVAGVATAWRAREKLARGEMPEQEMFEGLLIAVGGGLLLLPGFISDVFGLLCLIPFTRRLLIGKLQRRAQEQALRQRAFFDDPAARSGQTRPQVIEGEYQRRD
- a CDS encoding ChaN family lipoprotein, yielding MRILLLCLIPLMAACQSRGVLPPPAPIAAEGRDHAQLGQIVELASGQVITPQQLVERLAKAPRVLVGEQHDNPDHHALQLWLSRELAAQRPQGSLLLEMLNPDQQARVEQVQAEVRAGRAPRDTFAALAWQPGWDWGLYGALVQYQLRQPYPLLAANLDRAEIMQIYRARPTLQGTASTAPAVQEKLQADIRESHCGLLPDSQIPAMLAVQQQRDRRMAEHLLAAPQPAMLLAGAFHVRKDLGVPLHLADLGAGEGNLVLILAEVGKQPAADSADYVWYTAANAPEDHCAKLRKK
- a CDS encoding HugZ family protein encodes the protein MSVTAGKHAREMLLKEYRGVLSTHSKSMPGFPFGSVVPYCLDAQGRPLILISRIAQHTHNLQQDARCSLLVGERGAEDVQAAGRLTLLAEARQLDEPAAIAAAAERYYRYFPDAQDYHSTHDFDFWVLQPVRWRFIGGFGAIHWLQEVELANPHAGEAERGMLEHMNADHADAIAHYVQLAGLPTQEAAQLVGIDSEGFHLRIGKGLYWLAFPTSCNNPGAVRQALVLLARAEVLPTAGQVSA
- a CDS encoding SDR family oxidoreductase — its product is MELKDKVIIITGGCQGLGRAMGEYLAAKGAKLALVDLNQEKLDDAVAACKAAGGDARAYLCNVANEEQVTHMVAQVAEDFGAINGLVNNAGILRDGLTIKVKDGELSKMSLAQWQSVIDVNLTGVFLCTREVAAKMIELKNTGAIVNISSISRAGNIGQANYSAAKAGVAADTVVWAKELARYGIRVAGVAPGFIETEMTASMKPEALEKMTSGIPLRRMGKPAEIAHSVAYIMENDYYTGRILELDGGLRL
- a CDS encoding hemin-degrading factor; the encoded protein is MTMPITLSNASHLYQDWQRLRAAQPGLRAREAAARLGVSEAELAASRLGVDAVRLRTDWATLLPALGELGYIMALTRNEHCVHERKGHYREVSVSANGAMGLVVSADIDLRLFMTQWASVFAIAEQTERGLQRSIQVFDRQGTAVHKVYLTERSEEAAWAPLVERFRAEVQSAELDLQPLPAAKAPRADAEVDAAALRADWVQLQDTHHFFAMLKRHDVARTQALRLAGREWAEPLATGELPRLLEEAGAREVPIMVFVGNPHCIQIHSGTVSNLRWMGDWFNVLDPEFNLHLKTSGVVELWRVRRPSYDGIITSYEAFDAAGELVVQLFGARKPGIPELVEWRDLAETAVALEA
- a CDS encoding hemin ABC transporter substrate-binding protein gives rise to the protein MRLANCVLLCSSLLFSHAAAAAELPQRWVSSGGSLSEWVVRLGGEGKLVGVDTTSLHPQSLRQLPSVGYQRALSAEGVLSLRPDILIGSEEMGPPPVVAQIVAAGVRVESLSAKPDLATLERNVLRLGELLGVPAQAREQMAAYRQQLQDQAQWVAEARRTQAPPRVVMLLGHAGSNLMAAGQGSLAVWLIEQAGGESPVAHQGYKALSNEALLALDPQVLIFADRSLHGEEARQALLKHNPLLQQTRAVRDGRLLALDPTLLVGGLGPRLPEGLAELSAAFYPSAQALTAELDR
- a CDS encoding FecCD family ABC transporter permease — encoded protein: MNPVFRPRPLLLALGALLLLAFWLSLALGPVSLPLGDTLLAALRLLGLPVGGAELQQAELILGQIRLPRSLLGLCVGAVLALSGVAMQGLFRNPLADPGLVGVAGGAALGAAIAIVGGSLIGGLPAAWSPYLLSICAFGGGLLVTAIVYRFGRRDGQTHVATMLLAGVAMTAMSGAGVGLFTYLADDATLRSLTFWNLGSLNGASYPRLWPLLLVTLGVTLWLPRRADALNALLLGESEARHLGFNVERIKLELVLCTALGVGAAVAAAGLIGFIGLVVPHLMRLLVGPDHRVLLPASLLAGASLLLLADLAARLVLAPAELPIGIITALLGGPFFLYLLVRGRA